Proteins from a single region of Ensifer adhaerens:
- a CDS encoding Rrf2 family transcriptional regulator, with amino-acid sequence MKLGDGVEQAIHSVTMLSCLQPGSTLSAAALAEFHGVSTSYLLKHLQAMSGAGLLEAVPGPKGGYRLARTPEKITLLDIVLAVEGPEPAFRCNEIRLRGPNPYACKPTAPCTINAAMLKAEQAYRAELRRVTIASIMEDLNAKDDGSIAARTNAFLVINERRSAAGG; translated from the coding sequence ATGAAACTCGGTGATGGGGTCGAGCAGGCCATTCACAGCGTGACGATGCTGAGCTGTCTTCAGCCGGGCAGCACACTGTCGGCGGCTGCCCTTGCCGAGTTCCACGGCGTCTCCACCAGCTATCTGCTGAAGCACCTGCAGGCGATGTCCGGAGCAGGACTGTTGGAAGCGGTGCCGGGGCCGAAGGGCGGCTATCGCCTCGCCCGCACGCCTGAGAAAATCACCCTGCTCGACATCGTGCTCGCGGTCGAGGGGCCGGAACCGGCGTTCCGTTGCAACGAGATCCGCCTGCGCGGTCCCAACCCCTATGCCTGCAAGCCGACGGCACCCTGCACGATCAATGCCGCCATGCTGAAGGCCGAGCAGGCCTATCGTGCCGAACTCAGGCGCGTGACCATCGCCAGCATCATGGAAGACCTGAACGCCAAGGATGACGGCAGCATTGCCGCGAGAACCAATGCGTTCCTTGTGATCAATGAACGCCGGTCAGCGGCCGGCGGTTGA
- a CDS encoding carboxymuconolactone decarboxylase family protein: protein MNAGQRPAVEVAATAPDAYKAVAALDKYIVKDSGLEPRLIHLIKLRASQINGCAYCVDMHVKEARHSGLSEQWIHLIVTWRESPIYDARERAVLAWTESLTNIAQTRAPDEDFEPLKEHFTEAEITKLTIAIGVINTWNRIAVGFRSQHPIDAPAKAA from the coding sequence ATGAACGCCGGTCAGCGGCCGGCGGTTGAGGTCGCCGCGACCGCCCCGGATGCCTACAAGGCCGTTGCCGCGCTGGACAAGTACATCGTCAAGGACTCTGGCCTGGAGCCTCGCCTCATTCACCTGATCAAGCTGCGCGCCTCGCAGATCAACGGCTGCGCCTACTGTGTCGACATGCATGTGAAGGAGGCGCGCCATAGCGGCCTCAGCGAGCAGTGGATTCACCTGATTGTCACCTGGCGTGAATCGCCGATCTACGACGCGCGTGAGCGCGCCGTGCTTGCCTGGACGGAATCTCTGACAAATATCGCCCAGACGCGGGCGCCGGACGAAGACTTCGAGCCGTTGAAGGAGCACTTCACCGAGGCCGAGATTACCAAGCTCACGATCGCGATCGGGGTGATCAACACCTGGAACCGGATTGCTGTCGGCTTCCGATCGCAGCACCCGATCGACGCGCCGGCAAAGGCAGCCTGA
- a CDS encoding YitT family protein — MAQISSVFGLWNTSPTRHTAVEDLQGIFTGSLIAALGLYFLASAGLLTGSTAGVAFLLHYAFGINFGLAFFLLNLPFFYLSLKRLGPAFTVKTFIAIGITSFLTDIQSRFFQIGTIQPAWAALLGGLLLGYGLLALYRHRASLGGVGILGIYLQERFGIRAGLVQLAIDMVVLVVAFGVTSPTVVAWSVLGAVVLNLFVAINHRADRYIAL; from the coding sequence ATGGCCCAGATCAGCAGCGTTTTCGGTCTCTGGAACACCAGCCCGACCCGGCACACGGCCGTCGAGGACCTGCAGGGCATCTTCACCGGCAGCCTGATTGCAGCACTTGGCCTCTATTTTCTGGCAAGCGCCGGCCTGCTCACCGGCAGCACGGCGGGCGTCGCCTTCCTTTTGCACTATGCATTCGGCATCAATTTCGGCCTTGCCTTCTTCCTGCTCAACCTGCCGTTCTTCTATCTGTCGCTGAAGCGGCTCGGTCCGGCCTTTACGGTCAAGACCTTCATTGCGATCGGCATCACCTCTTTCCTCACCGACATCCAGTCGCGCTTCTTTCAGATCGGCACGATCCAGCCGGCCTGGGCGGCGCTGCTTGGTGGCCTGCTTCTCGGCTATGGCCTGCTCGCGCTCTATCGCCACCGCGCCAGCCTCGGCGGCGTCGGCATTCTCGGCATCTATCTGCAGGAGCGCTTCGGCATTCGCGCCGGCCTCGTGCAGCTGGCAATCGACATGGTCGTGCTCGTCGTCGCCTTTGGCGTGACTTCGCCCACGGTCGTCGCCTGGTCGGTGCTTGGCGCGGTCGTGCTCAACCTGTTCGTTGCCATCAACCACCGCGCCGACCGCTACATCGCGCTCTAG
- a CDS encoding methyltransferase — MTLNQLSSGDLIADRRADYAKMLAEGGEPGSAAELMEQALERAPDWAAGWFRLADYEEKSGRKEAAIEALRKTLALTPEDIFGAGLKLALLGAVEVPEQPPSLYVERLFDDYADRFDQALVEKLGYTVPQKLAALIRNHTGGLIFEHVTDLGCGTGLFGERIRDQAQFLEGFDISINMLAKAEAKSTYDRLARADLSLSPEASGIFGNFAPARADLVSAADVLMYLGNLDSVFDITLQLLAPDGYFAFSVEDAGEGQEFLLRPSLRYAHSEAYVRGLCSAHGLELLTIERTAIRMDAGEPVFGILFLARKPA; from the coding sequence ATGACGCTCAACCAGCTCTCCTCCGGCGACCTGATCGCCGACCGCCGCGCCGACTACGCAAAGATGCTTGCCGAGGGCGGTGAGCCCGGAAGCGCTGCCGAACTCATGGAGCAAGCGCTGGAACGGGCGCCGGACTGGGCTGCCGGCTGGTTTCGGCTCGCGGACTATGAGGAAAAATCTGGCCGGAAAGAGGCAGCGATCGAAGCGCTCAGAAAAACCTTGGCGCTGACGCCCGAGGATATCTTTGGCGCAGGCCTCAAATTGGCGCTGCTCGGTGCGGTCGAGGTTCCCGAACAGCCGCCGAGCCTCTATGTCGAGCGCCTCTTCGACGACTATGCCGACCGCTTCGACCAGGCGCTGGTGGAAAAGCTCGGCTATACCGTGCCGCAGAAGCTCGCCGCACTGATCCGAAACCACACCGGGGGCCTGATCTTCGAGCATGTGACGGATCTCGGCTGCGGTACCGGCCTCTTCGGCGAACGCATCCGGGATCAGGCGCAGTTTCTCGAAGGTTTCGACATTTCCATCAACATGCTCGCCAAGGCCGAGGCGAAATCCACCTACGATCGGCTGGCGCGCGCCGATCTCTCTCTTTCGCCGGAAGCTTCCGGCATCTTCGGCAACTTCGCCCCTGCCCGGGCCGATCTCGTCAGCGCCGCCGACGTTTTAATGTATCTCGGCAATCTCGACAGCGTCTTCGACATTACCCTCCAATTGCTTGCCCCCGACGGCTACTTCGCCTTTTCCGTCGAGGATGCGGGAGAAGGCCAGGAGTTTCTGTTGCGGCCGTCGCTGCGCTACGCCCATAGCGAAGCCTATGTCCGCGGCCTTTGCAGCGCACATGGGCTGGAACTGCTGACCATCGAGCGCACAGCTATCCGCATGGATGCCGGCGAACCCGTTTTCGGCATCCTGTTCCTGGCGCGCAAGCCTGCGTAA
- a CDS encoding DUF6460 domain-containing protein, translated as MSDGMNRFLGDSPLRVLVKLIVVSILVGFVMRMFGWYPTDIYFAVRNFLLDLWYTGFSALGRVGDYLLLGAVIVVPAFVILRVLSFRR; from the coding sequence ATGTCGGACGGAATGAACAGATTTTTGGGCGACTCACCGCTGCGTGTGCTGGTCAAGCTCATCGTGGTGTCGATCCTCGTCGGCTTCGTGATGAGGATGTTCGGCTGGTATCCGACCGATATCTATTTCGCCGTCCGCAACTTCCTGCTCGACCTCTGGTACACGGGCTTTTCGGCGCTCGGCCGGGTTGGCGACTACCTGCTGCTCGGTGCCGTGATCGTCGTTCCGGCTTTCGTCATCCTGCGCGTGCTGAGCTTCCGGCGTTGA
- a CDS encoding CAP domain-containing protein, which produces MQGRFLLIERRGLLRATAILSLGALAGCTTSKVLMPESGTGSDQTEASLGYVNKLRKGKGLSPLVADHAASAAAMSQAARMAKVGKMQHLIGWNDSFYDRMKGQGVTLPAAENIAMGQDDAERAYDAWYKSPKHLENMLGNYRGLGVAVAQNDASGNRPFWAMVLSG; this is translated from the coding sequence ATGCAGGGCCGTTTTCTTCTGATCGAACGCCGCGGCCTGCTGCGGGCCACCGCCATCCTCTCGCTCGGCGCGCTGGCCGGCTGCACGACGTCAAAGGTGCTGATGCCTGAAAGTGGCACCGGCAGCGACCAGACCGAGGCGAGCCTCGGTTACGTCAACAAGCTGCGCAAGGGCAAGGGGCTTTCGCCGCTCGTGGCGGATCACGCCGCCTCGGCCGCCGCGATGAGCCAGGCGGCCCGCATGGCCAAGGTCGGCAAGATGCAACACCTGATCGGCTGGAACGACAGTTTCTACGATCGGATGAAGGGCCAGGGCGTAACCTTGCCGGCAGCCGAAAACATCGCCATGGGCCAGGACGACGCCGAGCGCGCCTATGACGCCTGGTACAAGTCGCCGAAGCACCTCGAAAACATGCTCGGCAACTATCGCGGCCTCGGCGTTGCAGTCGCCCAGAACGACGCCTCCGGCAACCGGCCCTTCTGGGCCATGGTGCTGTCGGGCTGA
- a CDS encoding MATE family efflux transporter, protein MTASPASPSDSAGAFHVTHRLVLAIALPMTLGFLTTPLLGLVDTAVVGRMGEAKLLAGLAIGAIIFDLIFTTFNFLRAATTGLVAQAYGRGDRHEQQAVFWRSLIIALVCGAVSILLSPLLLSGGLWLMGPEPEVAAVTSTYFLCRIISAPAALANYAILGFVLGRGEGTIGLMLQTLINGINIVLSILLGLVLGWGVMGVALATVTGEIIGALAGFAIVYGRFDRRDAPSWAEIFDRERLKPLFGLNRDIMIRSFVLLAAFTLMTRIGTAFGPVTLAANAVLMTIFLVAGYYLDGLANAAEQLIGRSIGARYRPAFDRALRLTAAWSLGLALVTTIVLLLFGDQLINLLTTATDVRAAAYAYLPWAAVTATTGALAFLMDGVFIGATWSREMRNMMIAAFVGYAAALAMLVPAFGNHGLWAGLNLFLVMRGLFLLSRIPSKARQTFRLAQ, encoded by the coding sequence ATGACCGCTTCTCCCGCTTCGCCAAGCGATTCCGCCGGCGCCTTTCACGTCACCCATCGGCTGGTGCTCGCGATCGCGCTGCCGATGACGCTCGGCTTCCTGACGACGCCATTGCTGGGGCTCGTCGACACCGCCGTCGTCGGCCGGATGGGCGAGGCGAAGCTTCTAGCCGGGCTCGCGATCGGCGCCATCATATTCGACCTGATCTTTACCACCTTCAATTTCCTGCGCGCCGCCACAACCGGCCTCGTTGCTCAGGCCTATGGCCGCGGCGACCGGCATGAGCAGCAGGCGGTGTTCTGGCGATCGCTGATCATCGCGCTTGTCTGCGGCGCGGTCAGCATTCTCCTCTCGCCACTCCTGCTTTCAGGCGGCCTTTGGCTGATGGGGCCCGAACCGGAGGTGGCGGCGGTGACATCCACCTATTTTCTCTGTCGCATCATTTCGGCGCCGGCGGCGCTCGCGAACTACGCCATCCTCGGCTTCGTGCTTGGCCGCGGCGAGGGCACGATCGGGCTGATGCTGCAGACGCTGATCAACGGCATCAACATCGTGCTGTCGATCCTGCTCGGTCTCGTGCTCGGCTGGGGCGTGATGGGTGTGGCGCTTGCAACCGTCACCGGCGAGATCATCGGTGCACTGGCCGGCTTTGCTATCGTCTATGGCCGCTTCGACCGCAGGGATGCGCCGAGCTGGGCTGAGATCTTCGATCGCGAACGGTTGAAGCCGCTCTTCGGCCTCAACCGCGACATCATGATCCGCTCCTTCGTGCTGCTCGCCGCCTTCACGCTGATGACGCGCATCGGCACGGCCTTCGGGCCGGTGACGCTTGCGGCAAACGCAGTGCTGATGACGATCTTCCTGGTCGCCGGCTACTATCTCGACGGTCTTGCCAATGCGGCCGAGCAATTGATCGGCCGCTCGATCGGCGCCCGCTATCGCCCCGCCTTCGATCGTGCGCTACGGCTGACGGCCGCCTGGTCGCTGGGGCTCGCTCTGGTCACCACCATCGTCCTCCTGCTCTTCGGCGATCAACTCATCAATCTGTTGACGACAGCCACCGACGTTCGCGCGGCCGCTTATGCGTATCTGCCCTGGGCGGCGGTGACGGCGACCACGGGCGCGCTCGCCTTCCTGATGGACGGCGTCTTCATCGGCGCCACCTGGTCGCGCGAGATGCGCAACATGATGATCGCGGCTTTTGTCGGCTACGCGGCTGCCCTCGCGATGCTCGTGCCTGCCTTCGGCAACCACGGGCTCTGGGCCGGCCTCAACCTCTTCCTCGTGATGCGCGGCCTGTTCCTGCTTTCGAGAATTCCCTCGAAGGCGCGTCAGACGTTTCGGCTGGCCCAGTAG
- a CDS encoding quinone-dependent dihydroorotate dehydrogenase, producing MNPLTNLARRGLFLFDPEAAHGLSIKALKTGLVPSCPSKADKRLSQTITGIEFPNPIGMAAGYDKNAEVPEALLKIGFGFTEIGTVTPKPQSGNDKPRIFRLVEDEAVINRLGFNNEGHGAALARLKACSRTALIGVNIGANKDSADRVADYVNGIHAFYSVARYFTANISSPNTPGLRDLQARESLAALLSAVLAARDEEARRSNRYVPVFLKIAPDLTEEGMDDIAAEVLAHNLDGLIVSNTTLSRDGLKDQNQAKEAGGLSGKPLFEKSTAVLARMRKRVGPNLPIIGVGGVSSAETAAEKIRAGADLVQLYSCMVYEGPALPGRIVRGLSDLCDRERLGSIRDIRDSRLDYWASRNV from the coding sequence ATGAACCCGCTTACCAATCTCGCCCGTCGCGGCCTCTTCCTGTTCGATCCCGAGGCCGCGCATGGCCTGTCGATCAAGGCGCTGAAGACCGGGCTCGTGCCGAGCTGTCCCTCCAAAGCCGACAAGCGGCTTTCCCAGACGATCACCGGCATCGAGTTCCCGAACCCGATCGGCATGGCGGCCGGATACGACAAGAATGCCGAAGTTCCGGAAGCGCTCCTGAAGATCGGTTTCGGCTTTACCGAGATCGGCACCGTTACGCCGAAGCCGCAGTCCGGCAATGACAAGCCGCGCATCTTCCGCCTGGTCGAGGACGAGGCCGTCATCAACCGGCTCGGCTTCAACAATGAAGGCCATGGCGCAGCACTGGCGCGGCTCAAGGCCTGCTCGCGCACCGCGCTGATCGGCGTCAATATCGGCGCCAACAAGGATAGCGCCGACCGCGTTGCCGACTATGTGAACGGCATCCACGCCTTCTATTCGGTCGCGCGCTACTTCACCGCCAACATCTCCTCGCCGAACACGCCTGGCCTGCGCGACCTGCAGGCGCGCGAGAGCCTCGCGGCCTTGCTGTCGGCCGTGCTTGCCGCGCGCGACGAGGAAGCCCGCCGCAGCAACCGGTACGTTCCGGTGTTCCTGAAGATCGCACCCGACCTGACGGAAGAGGGCATGGACGACATCGCGGCCGAAGTGCTCGCCCACAACCTCGATGGCCTGATCGTTTCCAACACGACGCTGTCGCGAGACGGTCTGAAGGATCAGAACCAGGCGAAGGAAGCGGGCGGCCTCTCCGGCAAGCCGCTCTTTGAAAAGTCGACGGCGGTGCTTGCCCGCATGCGCAAGCGCGTCGGACCAAACCTGCCGATCATCGGTGTCGGTGGTGTCAGCTCGGCCGAGACCGCGGCCGAAAAGATCCGCGCGGGCGCCGATCTGGTCCAGCTCTATTCCTGCATGGTCTATGAGGGCCCTGCGCTGCCCGGCCGCATCGTGCGCGGCCTTTCCGATCTCTGCGACCGCGAGCGGCTCGGCTCGATCCGCGATATCCGAGATAGCCGCCTCGACTACTGGGCCAGCCGAAACGTCTGA
- a CDS encoding DUF952 domain-containing protein — translation MGSIIYKIVPASLWQEAKRSGRFDGAPVDLADGFIHFSTAEQAVETAARHFEGQEGLLLVAVDGDALGEELVYEPSRGGALFPHLYAPLFLSAVVWEKPLPLGADGLHIFPELDA, via the coding sequence ATGGGTTCCATCATCTACAAGATCGTTCCGGCCTCGCTGTGGCAGGAAGCCAAGCGCAGCGGACGCTTCGACGGCGCACCCGTCGACCTCGCCGACGGCTTCATCCACTTCTCCACCGCCGAACAGGCTGTCGAGACGGCGGCGCGGCATTTCGAGGGGCAGGAAGGCCTGCTCTTGGTTGCCGTCGACGGCGACGCGCTCGGCGAGGAACTGGTCTATGAGCCCTCGCGCGGTGGCGCCCTCTTCCCGCATCTCTACGCCCCCCTCTTCCTCTCTGCCGTGGTCTGGGAAAAGCCCCTGCCGCTCGGCGCCGATGGCTTGCATATCTTCCCGGAACTTGACGCATGA
- a CDS encoding response regulator transcription factor has translation MTPDMTIIIADDHPLFRGAMRQALSGMDGAPAIVEAADFAAARKAAADYPDADLLLLDLTMPGVSGLSGLIALRAEFPSLPVMVVSAHDDPATIHRALDLGASGFLSKSAGIEEIRDGIERVMAGEVFVPAGYDQAQEYEPEVADLLQRLQTLTPQQSRVLSMLGEGLLNKQIAYELGVSEATIKAHVSAILLKLNVDSRTQAVIQLSKIGTVAAA, from the coding sequence ATGACGCCGGACATGACCATCATCATCGCGGACGATCATCCGCTGTTTCGTGGCGCGATGCGCCAGGCCTTGAGCGGCATGGACGGCGCGCCCGCCATCGTCGAGGCTGCTGATTTTGCCGCCGCGCGCAAGGCCGCAGCCGACTATCCGGATGCCGATCTCCTGCTGCTGGACCTGACGATGCCCGGCGTCAGCGGCCTCTCCGGTCTCATTGCCCTTCGCGCCGAGTTTCCAAGCCTTCCGGTCATGGTGGTCTCCGCACACGACGATCCGGCGACAATCCACCGCGCGCTCGACCTCGGGGCCTCCGGCTTCCTGTCGAAGTCGGCCGGTATCGAGGAGATCCGTGATGGCATCGAGAGGGTGATGGCCGGGGAGGTCTTCGTACCGGCCGGTTACGACCAGGCACAGGAATACGAACCCGAAGTCGCCGATCTGCTCCAGCGGCTGCAGACGCTGACGCCGCAACAGTCACGCGTCCTCAGCATGCTGGGCGAGGGCCTGCTCAACAAGCAGATCGCCTATGAGCTCGGTGTCTCCGAGGCGACCATCAAGGCGCATGTCTCGGCGATCCTGTTGAAGCTCAATGTCGATAGCCGCACCCAGGCGGTCATCCAGCTTTCGAAGATCGGCACCGTCGCCGCCGCCTGA
- a CDS encoding PAS domain-containing hybrid sensor histidine kinase/response regulator, with the protein MLSGSVIFASAFAYLLLLFAVASYGDRRARRKSAALKGRPLVYALSLAIYCTSWTYFGGIGLAAERGLEFTGIYIGPILMFTLGMPLIRKIIRLAKTEKLTSVADFIAARYGKNPAVAAIVALISLVGAIPYIALQLKAISSSVAAMINTSDYGIGAGQSFIDLPLLVTLFLACFAIVFGTRHTDATEHQDGLILAIAMESLVKLIALVTAGFYIVFVIFNGPAHLWTLATESPAVQSALSYETPTARWILLIVTSAFAIIMLPRQFHVTVVENRTEGELRTAGILFPLYLIGINLFVLPIAIAGLLTFSGSGDADLYLLTLPLANGLPLLTLITFIGGFSAATAMVIVASVALSIMISNDIVMPVFLRRNLSQRGGLQENLAGTLLNIRRSAIFVVLLLGYGYYRSADISAGLASLGLLSFVAISQMAPAMLGGLIWRQANARGAITGMVSGFFVWAYLLFLPSLGGPDNSQVAATVLSFLLPFTDLFSGPGADPLVNATALSLLVNCSAYVLGSLTRTPKPIERFQAGIFITRRSRTEGTFRGRKTKVTVRDLKATIGRYMGTERMQRSFHTYERQSGRWLDDNAPADMAVVHFSEQLLGSAIGSSSARLVLSLVLQRGDDTSSDTAWLLDQASEALQYNQDMLQTALSQMDQGIAVFDNANNLIIWNRRFRQLLDLPEAAGQVGFPLADIVSILTKRGDIRKDQEKGLIANFLTLDKPFLLELGNGERIIEVRTNAMPDKGIVTTYTDITQRVAADMALKQANETLELRVEERTGELTRVNRELAEARAAAEEANIGKTRFFAAAGHDILQPLNAARLYSSSLVERLGDSDNSTLVENIDSSLESVEAILGAVLDISRLDTGAMKPRLQSVPLNDLLRRIETDFAPIARAKDLELVVMPTSLTVRSDPNLLRRVVQNLVSNAIKYTLTGKVLVGVRRHGAMATIEVLDSGIGIPSSKFRTVFKEFARLDEGARTASGLGLGLSIVDRISRVLNHPVSLQSTPGKGTGFKVTLPLDVSAGERVAVRPVVANKASEALNGLRVLCIDNEPRIIEGMKVLLSGWGCVVSTAESVAACAELTGQPADKPHAIIADYHLDDGTGIDAIAKIRLSTGEAIPALLVTADRTPEVRAAAERDGISIQNKPVRPAAMRAWLTQLSTAARAAAE; encoded by the coding sequence ATGCTTTCGGGTTCGGTCATCTTTGCCTCGGCCTTCGCCTATCTGCTGCTGCTGTTTGCAGTCGCGAGCTACGGCGACCGGCGGGCCAGGAGGAAAAGCGCTGCGCTGAAAGGCAGACCGCTCGTCTATGCGCTCAGCCTTGCGATCTATTGCACGTCCTGGACCTATTTCGGCGGCATCGGGCTTGCGGCCGAGCGCGGGCTTGAGTTCACCGGCATCTACATCGGGCCGATCCTGATGTTCACGCTGGGCATGCCGCTGATCCGCAAGATCATCCGCCTTGCCAAGACCGAGAAGCTGACCTCCGTCGCCGACTTCATCGCCGCCCGCTACGGCAAGAACCCGGCGGTGGCGGCCATCGTCGCGCTGATCTCGCTGGTCGGCGCGATCCCCTATATCGCGCTGCAATTGAAGGCGATTTCGAGCTCCGTCGCGGCGATGATCAACACCAGCGACTACGGCATCGGCGCGGGGCAGAGCTTCATCGACCTGCCCCTACTCGTCACCCTGTTCCTCGCCTGCTTCGCCATCGTCTTCGGCACGCGCCATACGGACGCAACCGAACATCAGGACGGGCTGATCCTGGCGATCGCGATGGAATCGCTGGTCAAGCTGATCGCGCTCGTCACCGCCGGCTTCTACATCGTCTTCGTCATTTTCAACGGCCCGGCGCATCTCTGGACACTGGCCACCGAGAGCCCAGCGGTGCAATCCGCACTTTCCTATGAGACCCCGACGGCCCGGTGGATCCTGCTGATTGTCACCTCCGCCTTCGCGATCATCATGCTGCCCAGGCAGTTCCATGTTACCGTCGTCGAAAACCGCACCGAAGGGGAACTGCGCACCGCCGGCATTCTCTTTCCGCTCTATCTGATCGGCATCAATCTCTTCGTGCTGCCGATCGCGATCGCCGGCCTCCTCACCTTCTCGGGCTCCGGCGACGCGGATCTCTACCTCTTGACCTTGCCGCTCGCCAACGGCCTGCCGCTCCTGACGCTGATTACCTTCATCGGCGGCTTTTCGGCAGCAACGGCCATGGTGATCGTCGCCTCCGTAGCGCTGTCGATCATGATCTCCAACGACATCGTCATGCCGGTGTTCCTGCGCCGCAATCTCAGTCAGCGCGGTGGGCTGCAGGAAAACCTGGCGGGCACGCTGCTCAATATCCGCCGCTCGGCGATCTTCGTCGTGCTCCTGCTCGGCTACGGCTACTACCGCTCCGCCGATATCAGCGCCGGACTTGCCTCGCTCGGACTTCTGTCGTTCGTCGCCATCTCCCAGATGGCGCCGGCCATGCTCGGCGGCCTCATCTGGCGCCAGGCGAATGCGCGCGGCGCGATCACCGGCATGGTCTCCGGCTTCTTCGTCTGGGCCTATCTTCTGTTCCTGCCGAGCCTCGGCGGGCCGGATAATTCCCAGGTCGCGGCAACGGTGCTGAGCTTCCTGCTGCCCTTTACCGACCTCTTCTCAGGCCCCGGCGCCGACCCGCTGGTGAATGCCACGGCGCTGAGCCTGCTCGTCAACTGCAGCGCCTATGTGCTGGGCTCGCTGACGCGGACGCCCAAGCCGATCGAGCGTTTTCAGGCCGGCATCTTCATCACCCGGCGGTCGCGCACCGAAGGCACTTTCCGCGGCCGCAAGACCAAGGTCACCGTGCGCGATCTCAAGGCGACGATCGGCCGCTACATGGGCACCGAGCGCATGCAGCGCTCCTTCCACACCTATGAGCGCCAGTCCGGCCGCTGGTTGGACGACAATGCGCCAGCGGACATGGCAGTCGTGCATTTTTCCGAGCAGTTGCTCGGCAGTGCCATCGGGTCCTCTTCGGCCCGGTTGGTGCTTTCGCTCGTCCTGCAGCGCGGCGATGATACCTCCTCGGACACGGCCTGGCTGCTCGATCAGGCGAGCGAAGCGCTGCAGTACAATCAGGATATGCTGCAGACCGCGCTCTCGCAGATGGACCAGGGCATCGCCGTCTTCGACAACGCCAACAATCTGATCATCTGGAACCGGCGCTTCCGCCAGCTCCTCGATCTGCCTGAAGCCGCCGGCCAGGTGGGCTTTCCGCTTGCCGATATCGTTTCGATCCTCACCAAGCGCGGCGACATCCGCAAGGACCAGGAAAAGGGGTTGATCGCCAACTTCCTGACGCTCGACAAGCCCTTCCTGCTCGAACTTGGCAATGGCGAGCGCATCATCGAGGTGCGCACCAATGCCATGCCCGACAAGGGCATCGTCACCACCTATACCGACATCACCCAGCGCGTTGCCGCCGACATGGCGCTGAAGCAGGCAAACGAGACGCTGGAACTGCGTGTCGAGGAACGCACCGGTGAACTGACCCGCGTGAACCGCGAACTCGCCGAAGCCCGGGCGGCTGCGGAAGAGGCCAATATCGGCAAGACAAGGTTCTTTGCCGCCGCCGGCCACGATATCCTGCAGCCACTCAATGCCGCCCGTCTCTACTCGTCCTCGCTGGTCGAACGGCTTGGCGATTCCGATAACAGCACGCTGGTCGAGAACATCGATTCCTCGCTGGAATCGGTCGAGGCCATTCTCGGCGCCGTGCTCGATATTTCGCGCCTCGACACCGGCGCCATGAAGCCGCGGCTGCAATCCGTCCCGCTCAACGATCTGCTTCGCCGCATCGAGACCGATTTCGCGCCGATCGCGCGCGCCAAGGATCTCGAACTGGTGGTCATGCCGACCTCGCTTACCGTGCGCAGCGATCCGAACCTTTTACGCCGCGTGGTGCAGAACCTCGTTTCCAACGCGATCAAGTACACGCTCACCGGCAAGGTGCTGGTCGGCGTGCGCAGGCATGGCGCGATGGCGACGATCGAGGTGCTCGATTCCGGCATCGGCATCCCTTCGTCGAAGTTCCGGACGGTCTTCAAGGAATTCGCCCGGCTCGACGAGGGCGCCCGCACCGCTTCCGGGCTCGGCCTCGGCCTATCGATCGTCGATCGCATCTCGCGCGTGCTCAACCATCCGGTCAGCCTGCAATCGACGCCCGGCAAAGGCACGGGTTTCAAGGTGACGCTGCCACTGGACGTAAGCGCCGGCGAACGGGTCGCAGTTCGCCCAGTCGTTGCCAATAAGGCGAGCGAGGCGCTCAACGGCTTGCGTGTGCTGTGCATCGACAACGAACCACGCATTATCGAGGGCATGAAGGTGCTGCTGTCGGGCTGGGGCTGTGTCGTCAGCACGGCGGAATCGGTTGCCGCCTGCGCCGAGCTGACGGGACAACCGGCGGATAAACCGCACGCGATCATCGCCGACTATCATCTCGACGACGGCACGGGCATCGATGCGATTGCGAAGATCCGGCTTTCCACGGGCGAGGCGATCCCCGCCCTGCTGGTGACGGCCGACCGTACGCCGGAAGTACGCGCGGCGGCCGAGCGCGACGGCATTTCGATCCAGAACAAGCCGGTAAGGCCGGCAGCGATGCGGGCGTGGCTGACACAACTTTCGACGGCGGCGCGAGCGGCTGCGGAATGA